A stretch of the Lactuca sativa cultivar Salinas chromosome 9, Lsat_Salinas_v11, whole genome shotgun sequence genome encodes the following:
- the LOC111921198 gene encoding uncharacterized protein LOC111921198, which yields MASSLLLLRPPLPLPRSSPFIIRNPHQIPSNFNPRKHFLNFKPFLSVATNALTESSDSPKSLDPPDPQSLLQELADSFNLPPDYLSQLPRDLRLDLNDAAFDLSNGPVIEQCGQELGMTLLNISRAWESADLSTSSALVNNLPLLVNSLTSNNKSALGKRLVSAGRRFESMGQYGQGELQRISKAMISAGNLLSLTPVSESTEESKEETRMFKFGELQVELTREKAYIGAAIGFVYGIISWELSQGIQSIPESSFQYANENALLIAKSLRGALLVIFYGSTVLSGFATIGLVLLARELKSGKK from the exons ATGGCTTCTTCTCTGCTTCTTCTCCGACCACCTCTTCCACTACCACGTTCTTCCCCTTTCATTATTCGAAATCCTCATCAAATTCCATCTAATTTCAATCCCAGAAAGCACTTTCTCAATTTCAAACCCTTCTTATCAGTTGCAACGAACGCCCTGACAGAATCATCCGACTCTCCCAAATCCCTCGACCCACCTGACCCACAATCCCTTCTTCAAGAACTCGCT GATAGTTTCAATCTTCCGCCTGATTACTTATCGCAGCTCCCTCGCGATCTTCGTCTAGAC CTCAATGATGCCGCTTTCGATCTCTCGAATGGACCGGTGATTGAGCAG TGTGGACAAGAACTGGGAATGACATTGTTAAACATATCTCGAGCCTGGGAATCAGCCGATTTGTCGACTTCATCAGCTTTGGTCAACAATCTCCCTCTTTTGGTCAACTCTCTAACCAGCAACAACAAATCAG CACTAGGCAAACGATTGGTTTCAGCTGGAAGAAGGTTTGAATCGATGGGGCAATATGGTCAAGGTGAACTACAAAGG ATTTCTAAAGCTATGATTTCAGCCGGGAATCTTCTTTCTTTGACCCCTGTATCTGAATCAACCGAAGAGTCAAAAGAGGAAACTCGAATGTTCAAG TTTGGAGAGCTTCAAGTTGAATTAACACGAGAGAAAGCGTACATCGGGGCAGCAATTGGCTTTGTTTATGG GATTATTTCATGGGAATTGAGTCAAGGCATTCAGAGTATTCCAGAGAGCTCATTCCAGTACGCAAATGAAAATGCTTTGTTGATCGCTAAG TCATTACGTGGAGCGTTACTTGTTATTTTTTATGGATCAACGGTTTTGTCTGGGTTTGCTACCATTGGGTTGGTCTTACTTGCACGAGAACTTAAATCTGGAAAGAAGTGA
- the LOC111921197 gene encoding uncharacterized protein LOC111921197 produces MTSNGNCKYSCATATETLEWIRAIIDFINPYSFFWESHVVNFLTHELWKSVDKEWIDCLKNEPVEYLVQIPSGFVQDHWPSSLKKFITTSSSLAFPREQADLEKVLPNMQVALLNAVITQGMNPKKKHEIEALAGVVSSVARDVETNTVIDVGAGQGYLAQVLSFEYQLSVIAVDSSSHHGTITDTRAQRIKKHYDARKHKSSRKMPKTVTCCVLSSDMLKGLLAEQDTHIDMCCSSVLLTGLHACGDLSVTMLRTFLDCEQVKAVVSIGCCYNLLSEEEEETVDDDDDLCGSGFGFPLSRGVKSSGLHLRRNARDLACQSADRWRGLGKDESLHNFEMHAFRAAFQMVLSKYFPETLTTSPTIGRQGKAFRRIITNNVEDRCSLFEKFSESAMHRLNLNNSKSIDFAGMWKKAEPFYEVIGAYWSLRAALGPVLETLILLDRLLFLQEQGVEAFMLPIFDPTLSPRNIALIATKSNKRL; encoded by the exons ATGACATCCAATGGAAATTGCAAGTACTCATGCGCTACTGCTACTGAAACCCTAGAATGGATTCGCGCCATTATTGATTTTATAAACCCGTATAGCTTTTTCTGGGAATCTCATGTCGTCAATTTCCTCACG CATGAACTGTGGAAATCTGTCGATAAAGAATGGATTGATTGCTTGAAGAATGAACCGGTCGAGTATCTTGTTCAAATTCCTTCTGGCTTTGTGCAG GATCACTGGCCTTCATCATTAAAAAAGTTCATCACTACCTCAAGCTCTCTTGCATTTCCTCGTGAACAGGCAGATTTGGAAAAG GTATTACCAAATATGCAGGTGGCTTTGCTCAATGCTGTTATAACCCAAGGCATGAATCCGAAGAAAAAACATGAA ATAGAGGCTCTTGCGGGTGTTGTTAGTTCAGTGGCACGAGATGTTGAAACAAATACAGTAATCGATGTAGGTGCAGGCCAG GGTTATCTTGCACAAGTACTCTCCTTTGAGTACCAGCTGTCTGTAATTGCAGTCGACTCCTCTTCTCATCATGGAACAATCACTGATACACGCGCACAACGCATTAAGAAACATTATGATGCCAGAAAGCACAAATCTag TAGGAAAATGCCCAAGACAGTGACATGTTGTGTCCTCTCTTCAGACATGCTGAAAGGTTTGCTTGCTGAACAAGATACACACATTGACATGTGTTGTTCTTCAGTGCTTCTCACTGGTCTTCACGCTTGTGGGGATCTCTCTGTAACAATGCTGAG gacATTTTTGGATTGCGAACAAGTGAAAGCAGTAGTTAGCATTGGGTGCTGTTATAACTTGCTATCAGAGGAAGAGGAAGAaactgttgatgatgatgatgatctgtGTGGTTCTGGTTTTGGTTTTCCTCTCAGTAGAGGTGTTAAATCAAGTGGCTTACATCTCAGGAGAAATGCACGTGATCTTGCTTGTCAG AGTGCGGATAGATGGAGAGGTTTAGGGAAAGATGAGAGTCTCCATAATTTTGAGATGCATGCTTTTCGTGCTGCCTTCCAGATG GTGCTTTCAAAATATTTTCCAGAGACTTTGACAACAAGTCCTACAATAGGGCGACAAGGAAAGGCTTTTCGCCGAATCATTACCAACAATGTTGAAGACAGATGTtcactttttgaaaaatttagcgAGTCTGCAATGCATCGTCTCAATCTAAACAACAGCAAGAGTATCGATTTTGCTGGGATGTGGAAGAAAGCTGAACCGTTTTAT GAGGTGATAGGGGCATATTGGTCACTTCGAGCGGCTCTTGGACCCGTATTGGAAACACTCATCCTTCTTGATCGACTCTTGTTCCTCCAGGAGCAAGGTGTGGAAGCATTCATGCTACCTATTTTTGATCCTACCCTCTCCCCTAGAAATATCGCTCTCATTGCCACCAAGAGCAACAAAAGGCTTTAA